A genomic stretch from Etheostoma cragini isolate CJK2018 chromosome 8, CSU_Ecrag_1.0, whole genome shotgun sequence includes:
- the tcp11l1 gene encoding T-complex protein 11-like protein 1 isoform X1, with translation MIMPKEGDHREVGGDNDSKEERTQDATEETVRKKVREKTPSPHRGNTPQASPSRFASVEELMETAKGVTNMALAHEIMVNAAFQVKPAEPPEGSLERKVKEIVHKAFWDCLEAQLKENPPTYEHSIKLLAEIKETLLSFLLPGHGRLRSRIDEVLDLPLIQQQAENGALDISQLSHFIVGMMGSLCAPYRDGDIEKLKQITDIVPLLKTIFSVLDLMKVDMANFALTSIRPHLMQQSVEFERSKFQEFLDKHPNALDYTEKWLEDTVKCLRESGADGSSAATSDPPLLISVNVHNHAYLRLLRWDHTSEPFPETVLMDQVRFQEMHHEAEQLVLLSSVLLIIYTTTGEAISGLPGLMETLKSTVNVLLADMHTPSFSAQEALATIGEKLCVELSQCLSQHGYSPLSPDLKSTLKGQISATIQPDNRIRKLMESRVHNYLLASLESSQHKTPPPLPGGLAPVSRELKELAVRFSRLINFNKLVFSPYYQKILHKLLTAGESPSTET, from the exons ATGAT CATGCCAAAAGAGGGAGACCACCGCGAGGTTGGAGGAGACAATGACTCGAAGGAGGAGAGGACACAGGATGCTACTGAGGAGACAGTGAGGAAGAAGGTCCGAGAAAAAACTCCGAGCCCACACAGGGGAAACACTCCTCAAG CCAGCCCCTCCAGGTTTGCCTCTGTGGAGGAGCTGATGGAGACAGCTAAAGGAGTCACCAACATGGCTTTGGCTCATGAAATAATGGTCAATGCTGCTTTTCAAGTCAAACCTGCAGAGCCTCCTGAAGGGAG TTTGGAGCGCAAAGTGAAGGAGATTGTgcacaaagcattctgggattgtTTGGAGGCTCAGTTGAAGGAGAATCCGCCAACGTACGAACATTCCATCAAACTGCTGGCTGAGATCAAAGAG ACACTGCTTTCTTTCTTGCTGCCTGGCCACGGTCGTCTGCGCTCCCGTATCGATGAGGTTCTGGATCTGCCTCTAATCCAGCAACAGGCTGAGAATGGAGCGCTTGACATCAGTCAGCTGTCCCACTTCATTGTTGGGATGATGGGCTCGTTGTGCGCCCCCTACAGAGATGGGGACATCGAAAAGCTGAAGCAGATCACCGATATTGTGCCTCTGCTCAA GACTATATTCTCTGTGCTGGACCTGATGAAGGTGGACATGGCTAACTTTGCCCTGACCAGCATCAGACCTCATCTGATGCAACAATCGGTTGAATTTGAAAGGAGCAAGTTCCAAGAGTTTCTGGACAAACACCCCA ATGCCTTAGACTACACTGAGAAGTGGCTTGAGGACACAGTCAAATGTTTGAGAGAGTCCGGGGCTGATGGATCTAGTGCTGCCACATCTGATCCTCCCTTACTCATCTCCGTTAATGTCCATAATCATGCCTATCTACGCCTGCTGAGGTGGGACCACACCTCAGAACCCTTCccagag ACAGTGTTGATGGATCAAGTTCGGTTTCAGGAGATGCATCATGAGGCTGAGCAGTTAGTCCTGCTCTCCTCTGTGCTCCTCATCATCTACACTACCACAGGGGAGGCTATCTCAGGCCTGCCAGGGCTGATGGAGACTCTTAAAAGCACTGTTAATGTCCTGCttgcagacatgcacacacc GTCTTTTAGTGCACAGGAGGCTTTAGCAACCATCGGAGAGAAACTGTGTGTTGAGTTGAGTCAATGTCTAAGCCAACATGGCTACTCTCCATTGTCCCCCGACCTAAAGAGCACTCTGAAGGGACAAATCTCTGCTACCATCCAACCAGACAACAGAATCCGCAAACTGATGG AGTCTCGGGTTCACAACTATCTCCTGGCTTCGCTGGAGTCCAGTCAACATAAgacccctcctcctctcccaggAGGTCTGGCTCCAGTCAGCAGGGAGCTGAAGGAGCTTGCTGTTCGCTTCAGTCGCCTCATCAACTTCAACAAGCTGGTCTTCTCCCCGTACTACCAAAAAATTCTTCATAAATTACTGACAGCAGGAGAGAGTCCCAGCACAGAGACGTAA
- the tcp11l1 gene encoding T-complex protein 11-like protein 1 isoform X2, which translates to MPKEGDHREVGGDNDSKEERTQDATEETVRKKVREKTPSPHRGNTPQASPSRFASVEELMETAKGVTNMALAHEIMVNAAFQVKPAEPPEGSLERKVKEIVHKAFWDCLEAQLKENPPTYEHSIKLLAEIKETLLSFLLPGHGRLRSRIDEVLDLPLIQQQAENGALDISQLSHFIVGMMGSLCAPYRDGDIEKLKQITDIVPLLKTIFSVLDLMKVDMANFALTSIRPHLMQQSVEFERSKFQEFLDKHPNALDYTEKWLEDTVKCLRESGADGSSAATSDPPLLISVNVHNHAYLRLLRWDHTSEPFPETVLMDQVRFQEMHHEAEQLVLLSSVLLIIYTTTGEAISGLPGLMETLKSTVNVLLADMHTPSFSAQEALATIGEKLCVELSQCLSQHGYSPLSPDLKSTLKGQISATIQPDNRIRKLMESRVHNYLLASLESSQHKTPPPLPGGLAPVSRELKELAVRFSRLINFNKLVFSPYYQKILHKLLTAGESPSTET; encoded by the exons ATGCCAAAAGAGGGAGACCACCGCGAGGTTGGAGGAGACAATGACTCGAAGGAGGAGAGGACACAGGATGCTACTGAGGAGACAGTGAGGAAGAAGGTCCGAGAAAAAACTCCGAGCCCACACAGGGGAAACACTCCTCAAG CCAGCCCCTCCAGGTTTGCCTCTGTGGAGGAGCTGATGGAGACAGCTAAAGGAGTCACCAACATGGCTTTGGCTCATGAAATAATGGTCAATGCTGCTTTTCAAGTCAAACCTGCAGAGCCTCCTGAAGGGAG TTTGGAGCGCAAAGTGAAGGAGATTGTgcacaaagcattctgggattgtTTGGAGGCTCAGTTGAAGGAGAATCCGCCAACGTACGAACATTCCATCAAACTGCTGGCTGAGATCAAAGAG ACACTGCTTTCTTTCTTGCTGCCTGGCCACGGTCGTCTGCGCTCCCGTATCGATGAGGTTCTGGATCTGCCTCTAATCCAGCAACAGGCTGAGAATGGAGCGCTTGACATCAGTCAGCTGTCCCACTTCATTGTTGGGATGATGGGCTCGTTGTGCGCCCCCTACAGAGATGGGGACATCGAAAAGCTGAAGCAGATCACCGATATTGTGCCTCTGCTCAA GACTATATTCTCTGTGCTGGACCTGATGAAGGTGGACATGGCTAACTTTGCCCTGACCAGCATCAGACCTCATCTGATGCAACAATCGGTTGAATTTGAAAGGAGCAAGTTCCAAGAGTTTCTGGACAAACACCCCA ATGCCTTAGACTACACTGAGAAGTGGCTTGAGGACACAGTCAAATGTTTGAGAGAGTCCGGGGCTGATGGATCTAGTGCTGCCACATCTGATCCTCCCTTACTCATCTCCGTTAATGTCCATAATCATGCCTATCTACGCCTGCTGAGGTGGGACCACACCTCAGAACCCTTCccagag ACAGTGTTGATGGATCAAGTTCGGTTTCAGGAGATGCATCATGAGGCTGAGCAGTTAGTCCTGCTCTCCTCTGTGCTCCTCATCATCTACACTACCACAGGGGAGGCTATCTCAGGCCTGCCAGGGCTGATGGAGACTCTTAAAAGCACTGTTAATGTCCTGCttgcagacatgcacacacc GTCTTTTAGTGCACAGGAGGCTTTAGCAACCATCGGAGAGAAACTGTGTGTTGAGTTGAGTCAATGTCTAAGCCAACATGGCTACTCTCCATTGTCCCCCGACCTAAAGAGCACTCTGAAGGGACAAATCTCTGCTACCATCCAACCAGACAACAGAATCCGCAAACTGATGG AGTCTCGGGTTCACAACTATCTCCTGGCTTCGCTGGAGTCCAGTCAACATAAgacccctcctcctctcccaggAGGTCTGGCTCCAGTCAGCAGGGAGCTGAAGGAGCTTGCTGTTCGCTTCAGTCGCCTCATCAACTTCAACAAGCTGGTCTTCTCCCCGTACTACCAAAAAATTCTTCATAAATTACTGACAGCAGGAGAGAGTCCCAGCACAGAGACGTAA